The Morganella morganii sequence GGAGACCATCACCACCGGTACCGGGTGCAGACGCATCAGTTTTTCCAGAAAATCGATGCCGTCCATCCGCGGCATTTCCACATCCAGCGTTACCACATCCGGTTCATGCTGTTTAATCAGATCACGCGCAACATACGGATCCGGTGCCACGTCCACCACGGTCATATCCGGATGGCTGTTAATAATTTCACGCATTAACTGGCGCATCAGCGCCGAGTCATCAACGCAAAGTACTTTTATTTTTTTCATCACTTCTCCCGGCCGCCTGAATGCTGTACACGGTCTGTCCTCTGATGACATAACGCGAAGATAACTGTGATAAGTTCTCCGAGTGCCCGATAAACAGCAGCCCGTCAGGCTTCAGTAGCGGAACAAAACGTTCCAGTAGTTGTTTCTGCATATCCTTATCGAAATAAATCATGACATTACGACAAAATATGGCATCGAACTGCCCCTGAAACTGCCAGTCGTTGTCCGTCAGATTCAGATAACGGAAATCAATCATCCGGCCGAGCGCCGGTTTCACCCGGGCATAGCCTTCATATTCCCCGACCCCCTTCATAAAATGGCGCTGACGCTGAAGGGCGTTGAGGCTTTTCAGCTCTTCGATACGGTAGACGCCCTTACGGGCCTTCTCCAGAACTTCGGTATCGATATCACTGGCGATCACTTTGGCATTCATGGCGTTCGCACCGAGAACATCACTGAGTGTCATGGCGATCGAATACGGTTCTTCCCCTGTCGAGGCAGCCGCGCACCAGATAGTGATCGGCTGGTTACGGCGGGGACGGATAAAGTCAGTCAGTGTCTGAAAGTGATGCGGCTCCCGGAAAAATGCGGTCAGATTGGTGGTCATTGCGTTAATAAATGCCTGCCATTCCGGGTGCAGCGGCTCCCGTTCCAGCAAACGCAGGTACTCGGCGAATGTGCTCATATTGCAGTCTCTGAGCCGCTTTAACAGGCGGTTGTAGACCATATTCTTTTTATTCATGCTAAGGACGATGCCTGACTTTTTATGAATAAACCGGCACACCCGACCAAACTCATCATCTGTGAGTGGTTCTATCTGTGGCGCAAAAAGCATCGTACTTGTTGTCCTTTCGGTAAAAACGAT is a genomic window containing:
- a CDS encoding CheR family methyltransferase; amino-acid sequence: MLFAPQIEPLTDDEFGRVCRFIHKKSGIVLSMNKKNMVYNRLLKRLRDCNMSTFAEYLRLLEREPLHPEWQAFINAMTTNLTAFFREPHHFQTLTDFIRPRRNQPITIWCAAASTGEEPYSIAMTLSDVLGANAMNAKVIASDIDTEVLEKARKGVYRIEELKSLNALQRQRHFMKGVGEYEGYARVKPALGRMIDFRYLNLTDNDWQFQGQFDAIFCRNVMIYFDKDMQKQLLERFVPLLKPDGLLFIGHSENLSQLSSRYVIRGQTVYSIQAAGRSDEKNKSTLR